One Gottschalkia purinilytica genomic window carries:
- a CDS encoding putative polysaccharide biosynthesis protein: MSKNSFLKGAAILGISGIIIKIIGAFYRIPLSNIITTEGVGYYQTVNPYYTLLLAVSTSGLPTAVSKLIAEKRAIKDYIGAQKIFKISFLGFLIAGLTTSIAVLLLSKPIVTYMIGNENSYYSLLALVPALLFVPIMSAFRGYFQGKQNMVPTALSQLIEQLFKLIVGFPLAYLLLSSGLPKAAGGATFGASAGAIVGTILILIIYFKERRIRAEEAQKSIKCEQESTSNIIRNILAIAIPITIGASIVPIISSIDTVIIMKRLQEIGYTAQETTRLYGQLTGNAQTLINLPQALSIAVSMSLVPAISEAFVRREYNDIKNLTNSGIRVTLLIGLPSAIGLFVLSTPIINLLYFKNTVEEQLGAGMLLQVLSISVIFLTLVQSLTAILQGIGKPMIPVRNLAIGAVVKAVLSYTLTGIPAINIKGAAISTVATYVVASFLNFIYVKKYTKVDLKLMDTFIKPIISVTLMAIVVKISFTFTQSMVGSKLATIIAIGIGGIVYGLALLITGAITSEDFELLPKGEKLARRLKSIGLLRK, from the coding sequence ATGAGTAAGAATAGTTTCTTGAAAGGAGCAGCAATATTAGGTATTTCTGGTATAATTATAAAGATTATAGGTGCATTTTATAGAATACCTCTTTCAAACATAATAACTACTGAAGGTGTTGGGTATTATCAAACTGTAAATCCCTATTATACTTTATTATTGGCAGTATCAACATCAGGACTTCCAACAGCTGTATCTAAATTAATAGCAGAAAAGAGAGCTATAAAAGATTACATAGGAGCACAGAAAATATTCAAAATATCCTTCTTGGGATTTTTAATAGCGGGACTAACAACTTCCATAGCTGTTCTTTTATTGTCTAAACCTATTGTAACTTATATGATAGGTAATGAAAATAGCTATTATTCACTATTAGCTTTAGTACCAGCATTATTATTTGTACCAATTATGTCTGCATTCAGAGGATATTTTCAAGGTAAACAAAATATGGTACCTACAGCTTTGTCACAACTTATAGAACAACTATTTAAGTTGATTGTTGGGTTTCCATTAGCATATTTGCTGCTAAGTAGTGGACTTCCAAAGGCAGCAGGAGGTGCTACTTTTGGAGCATCTGCAGGAGCTATAGTAGGAACAATTTTGATATTAATTATTTATTTTAAGGAAAGAAGAATAAGAGCTGAAGAAGCTCAAAAGAGTATAAAGTGTGAACAAGAAAGTACATCAAATATAATTAGAAATATATTAGCTATAGCAATTCCTATAACAATAGGAGCATCTATAGTGCCAATTATAAGTAGTATAGATACTGTAATAATTATGAAAAGACTTCAAGAAATAGGATATACTGCACAAGAGACTACACGCTTATATGGACAACTTACAGGAAATGCACAAACTCTCATAAACTTACCACAAGCATTATCTATAGCGGTATCAATGAGTTTAGTTCCAGCCATATCTGAAGCATTTGTGAGACGAGAGTATAATGATATAAAGAATCTGACTAATTCAGGTATAAGAGTAACCTTACTTATAGGATTACCATCAGCTATAGGATTATTTGTATTATCAACACCAATAATAAATCTGTTGTATTTTAAGAATACTGTTGAAGAGCAATTAGGTGCAGGAATGCTTCTTCAAGTATTATCTATAAGTGTAATATTTTTAACATTAGTTCAGTCTTTAACAGCTATACTTCAAGGAATTGGTAAGCCAATGATACCAGTTAGGAATTTAGCTATAGGTGCAGTGGTTAAGGCTGTATTAAGTTATACATTAACAGGTATTCCTGCTATAAACATAAAAGGGGCAGCTATAAGTACAGTAGCCACTTATGTTGTAGCTTCATTTTTGAACTTTATATATGTTAAGAAGTATACTAAGGTTGACTTAAAGTTAATGGATACATTTATAAAACCAATAATATCAGTAACCTTAATGGCCATAGTAGTAAAAATCTCCTTTACATTTACTCAGTCTATGGTTGGAAGTAAATTGGCAACGATAATTGCAATTGGTATAGGTGGTATTGTTTATGGATTGGCTTTACTTATAACAGGAGCAATTACTTCAGAAGATTTTGAGCTATTGCCAAAGGGAGAAAAATTAGCACGAAGACTAAAATCTATAGGACTTTTAAGAAAATAA
- the mazG gene encoding nucleoside triphosphate pyrophosphohydrolase, whose protein sequence is MAKIVIIGLGPGDIGSLTMEAVERITDGNKVFLRTDKHPTVKYLREKQIDYETYDHIYEEEEDFDKVYQTIVNDLFEKSQKYGIINYCVPGHPLVAERTVSILMDMNNKGIIDLDIIPGLSFIEPVILSVGCDPVNGLKIVDGLDILEQNIDINVDNIVTQVYNRARASELKLQLMDIYGDEYQIYVIKSAGIKEEEKKVKIPLYQVDRLDWIDYLTSMYIPKMKKEEKNKYDMNNLLRIMEILRSKEGCPWDAKQTHESLRQYLIEEAYEVVDAIDSEDIDGIVEELGDVLLQVVFHSQIGKEEGYFNIWDVISGICNKLISRHPHVFSDYQANNSQEALESWNEIKAKEKDFKTYTDRLKDVPRVLPGLMRSYKIQKRAADVGFDWNDISGAIEKLHEEFQEVQYELNENNKERIEEEIGDFIFATVNVCRFLDIDPENALNKAINKFIERFEFIEKESIKMDKDIKTMNLEEMNSLWDKAKIHKISKKN, encoded by the coding sequence ATGGCTAAAATAGTAATTATAGGATTAGGACCAGGAGATATAGGTTCTCTTACAATGGAAGCAGTAGAGAGAATAACTGATGGAAATAAAGTTTTTTTAAGAACAGATAAACATCCTACAGTAAAATACTTAAGAGAAAAACAAATAGATTATGAAACATACGATCACATATACGAAGAAGAAGAAGATTTTGATAAAGTATATCAAACAATTGTTAATGATTTATTTGAAAAATCTCAGAAATATGGTATTATAAATTATTGTGTACCAGGACATCCGCTAGTAGCAGAAAGAACAGTGTCGATTCTGATGGACATGAACAATAAAGGAATAATAGATTTAGATATTATTCCAGGACTTAGCTTTATAGAACCTGTAATATTATCAGTAGGCTGTGACCCTGTAAATGGGCTTAAGATTGTGGATGGTCTTGATATTTTAGAACAAAATATTGATATTAATGTTGATAATATCGTAACACAAGTTTATAATAGGGCTAGGGCTTCTGAACTTAAACTACAACTTATGGACATATATGGGGATGAATACCAAATATATGTAATAAAATCTGCAGGTATTAAAGAAGAAGAAAAAAAAGTTAAAATTCCTTTGTATCAGGTAGACAGGCTAGACTGGATTGACTATTTAACTAGTATGTATATACCTAAAATGAAAAAAGAAGAAAAAAATAAATATGATATGAATAATTTGCTAAGAATAATGGAAATATTAAGAAGTAAGGAAGGATGTCCCTGGGACGCGAAACAAACTCATGAGTCTTTAAGACAATATTTAATAGAAGAAGCATATGAAGTAGTTGACGCAATAGATAGCGAAGATATAGATGGAATAGTAGAAGAATTAGGGGATGTATTGTTACAAGTTGTTTTTCACAGTCAAATAGGTAAAGAAGAAGGATACTTTAACATATGGGATGTTATATCTGGTATATGTAACAAGCTAATATCTAGACATCCTCATGTATTTTCCGATTATCAAGCTAATAATTCACAAGAAGCACTTGAAAGTTGGAATGAAATAAAGGCCAAAGAAAAAGACTTCAAAACCTATACAGACAGACTTAAAGACGTACCAAGAGTTCTTCCTGGACTTATGAGGAGTTACAAGATACAAAAAAGAGCTGCAGATGTAGGGTTTGACTGGAATGATATTTCAGGAGCTATTGAAAAGCTTCATGAGGAGTTTCAAGAAGTTCAGTATGAACTTAATGAAAACAACAAAGAAAGAATTGAAGAAGAAATAGGAGATTTTATTTTTGCCACAGTTAATGTTTGTAGATTTTTAGATATTGATCCTGAAAATGCTTTAAATAAAGCTATAAACAAATTTATAGAAAGATTTGAATTTATAGAAAAAGAGAGCATAAAGATGGATAAAGATATTAAAACTATGAATCTAGAAGAGATGAATTCTCTTTGGGATAAGGCAAAAATACATAAAATTTCAAAAAAAAATTAA
- a CDS encoding HU family DNA-binding protein encodes MNKAELVASIAEKSNLTKKDAENALNAFMKSIEEALSGGDKVQLVGFGTFEVRERKAREGRNPRNPEEIIKIPASSAPVFKAGKSLKEAVNNK; translated from the coding sequence ATGAATAAAGCTGAATTGGTTGCTAGCATAGCAGAAAAAAGTAACTTAACTAAAAAGGATGCAGAAAATGCTCTTAACGCTTTCATGAAAAGCATAGAAGAAGCATTATCTGGTGGTGACAAAGTACAATTAGTAGGATTTGGAACTTTTGAAGTTAGAGAAAGAAAAGCTAGAGAAGGTAGAAATCCTAGAAATCCAGAAGAAATAATAAAAATACCAGCTTCATCAGCTCCAGTATTCAAAGCTGGAAAATCATTAAAAGAAGCAGTTAATAACAAGTAA
- a CDS encoding RNA-binding S4 domain-containing protein — translation MRIDKFLKNARIIKRRTIAKEACEQGRVLVNGKEAKPGTEVKIGDKIELNFGTNTVKIEVIEILEHVPKDKAQDLYRNL, via the coding sequence GTGAGAATAGATAAATTTTTAAAAAATGCTAGAATAATTAAGAGAAGGACTATTGCAAAGGAAGCATGTGAGCAAGGTCGTGTATTAGTTAATGGAAAAGAAGCAAAACCAGGAACAGAGGTCAAAATTGGTGATAAGATAGAACTGAATTTTGGAACTAATACAGTAAAAATAGAAGTAATAGAGATATTAGAGCATGTTCCTAAAGATAAGGCACAAGATTTATATAGAAATTTATAG
- the yabP gene encoding sporulation protein YabP translates to MSEKNIASKNQNIILEDRSKLSISGVEHVDNFNENTIILGTIKGGMTIKGEDLNISKLNLDDGNVIIQGVINSIIYSNKEASSGKGGLLGKMFK, encoded by the coding sequence ATGAGCGAAAAAAATATAGCATCTAAAAATCAGAATATAATACTGGAAGATAGATCCAAATTAAGTATTTCTGGAGTGGAACATGTGGATAATTTTAACGAAAATACTATAATATTAGGTACTATCAAGGGAGGAATGACAATAAAAGGTGAAGATCTAAATATAAGTAAGCTTAATTTAGATGATGGGAATGTAATTATACAAGGGGTAATTAATAGTATTATATATAGCAATAAAGAAGCATCAAGTGGTAAGGGAGGGCTCTTAGGTAAAATGTTTAAATAG
- the yabQ gene encoding spore cortex biosynthesis protein YabQ: MDTSVQKQIYIFLATLYGGIIMAFIYDLYRIFRYYSKPKKIATFIEDFIFWMIVSIVAVIILIFSSWGELRGYVFLGFISGALLYNKLLSRFIITSLVNLVNLIIKGLKKLIDTIIAPFLIMKKYLVKPYKKVKKYLRIPSIFFGNIKKYIKNIIMKKK, from the coding sequence ATGGACACTTCCGTTCAAAAACAAATATATATTTTCCTAGCCACACTATATGGTGGAATAATAATGGCTTTTATATATGATTTATATAGAATATTTAGATATTACTCCAAACCTAAAAAAATTGCTACTTTTATAGAAGATTTTATTTTTTGGATGATAGTATCTATAGTTGCAGTTATAATTCTTATATTTAGTAGCTGGGGAGAATTGAGAGGATATGTTTTTTTAGGATTCATAAGTGGAGCTTTATTATATAATAAGTTATTAAGTAGATTTATAATAACTTCCTTGGTGAATTTAGTTAATCTAATTATAAAGGGTCTAAAAAAATTAATAGATACTATAATAGCTCCTTTTCTAATTATGAAAAAATATCTAGTAAAGCCATACAAAAAAGTCAAAAAATATTTAAGGATTCCTTCCATTTTTTTTGGTAATATAAAAAAGTATATAAAAAATATAATAATGAAAAAAAAATAG
- a CDS encoding FtsB family cell division protein, with amino-acid sequence MKNDKRSKRSKRPNIWGFVFIVLMIYTGTVFMKQESIIRQLNNEKLEKKKEVKVLEKQIGEIKDKIDKKSDIKVIEKFAREELKMVRPNEIIYIDKNQEKQK; translated from the coding sequence ATGAAAAACGATAAGAGAAGTAAAAGAAGCAAGAGACCTAATATATGGGGCTTTGTGTTCATAGTTTTGATGATTTACACGGGTACTGTGTTTATGAAACAAGAGAGTATAATAAGACAATTAAATAATGAGAAATTAGAAAAGAAAAAAGAAGTAAAAGTTTTAGAGAAACAAATAGGAGAGATAAAAGATAAAATAGATAAAAAAAGTGACATTAAAGTTATAGAGAAATTTGCTAGAGAAGAACTAAAGATGGTTAGACCTAATGAGATTATATATATAGACAAAAATCAGGAAAAACAAAAATAA
- a CDS encoding S1 RNA-binding domain-containing protein yields MPVLVGNVVEGTITGITNFGAFVQLPEGKTGLVHISEISHDYVSNVSEYLKKDQKVKVKVISISEEGKISLSIRQAEPKKTSRKPAEIDWAKNNDRHKSMSFEDKMAKFLKDSSEKQEQLKKKDSKRGFSQRGRKI; encoded by the coding sequence ATGCCCGTTCTAGTAGGTAATGTAGTTGAAGGTACAATTACAGGAATAACTAATTTTGGTGCGTTTGTTCAACTACCAGAAGGAAAGACAGGATTAGTTCACATATCTGAAATATCACATGATTATGTTAGTAATGTGAGTGAATATTTAAAGAAAGATCAAAAAGTTAAGGTAAAAGTTATATCAATAAGTGAAGAAGGAAAGATAAGTTTATCTATAAGACAAGCAGAGCCAAAAAAGACATCAAGAAAACCAGCAGAAATAGATTGGGCCAAAAATAATGATAGGCACAAAAGTATGTCTTTCGAAGATAAAATGGCAAAATTTTTAAAAGACAGTAGTGAAAAGCAAGAGCAACTAAAAAAGAAAGATTCTAAAAGAGGATTTTCACAACGAGGTCGAAAAATATAG
- the spoIIE gene encoding stage II sporulation protein E codes for MINKLGILDANTKNERLRKDIFKNSKEFFSNLKLNSIFIHCIVLLLSRATVMENLTPFGIAFMTAYISKFSAMLSIPLMASIGVISVHGIKSIPYLGTIWFIFATYKVTRKKFENNTIKFALFGVATFIITKSIYILITDYFLYDILVTIFEGIITFTLTYIFSYSISTIKNEYNRVFTNEEIICGAIMLALAISGFNNLSLYGASIKNIVGVVLVILFSYNKGTSVGTTVGITVGVVTAMSNNNLPFVISVYGFGGLVSGLFKDLGKIGSSLGFFIGASIMSFYINGSLESVLKIKETLIGLIIFLLLSKILKAFNSKIIIGVSKSTQIEEAYSNRLKDITHKRLTEISQVFNELSATFQKASDKNVLVEQKDISKFVDTVVNDVCSNCSLCNFCWKADFYITYQDMFDIMNHIELKGNIDIRSLPQNFKKRCTKPDLIANKCNNLFETYKLNYKWENKILESRQLVSQQLEGVSKIIKDLANQIDNDVRFKQDVEGTIYTGLRNLGIDVLEVIVTETDDDDFEIFLDISSTCDRNKIKKISSIVSDLIGIELTSDKFYSNVNYEEEITKLKLVKGNRFGAITKVSRLDEGFNHVSGDSYTFGERQNNYFVALSDGMGMGYKANQESNITISLLEKFLEAGFDKEVALKTINSILVLKSTDEMLATIDMSILDLYRGKTQFIKIGSAPTFIKRKDRVDVINSHSLPVGILKDVDFQVYEEDLDDGDFIITMSDGILDANEFTDDKEKWMSDIILDIDTLNPQKMADKILDAAIDISESSKRDDMTVLVTKIWKRV; via the coding sequence ATGATTAATAAGTTGGGGATATTAGATGCCAATACAAAAAATGAAAGGTTAAGAAAAGATATTTTCAAAAACTCCAAAGAATTTTTTAGTAATTTAAAATTAAACTCTATATTTATTCACTGTATAGTTTTATTGTTATCAAGAGCTACAGTAATGGAAAACTTAACTCCATTTGGTATAGCTTTCATGACAGCATATATAAGTAAGTTCAGTGCGATGTTAAGTATTCCATTGATGGCTTCTATAGGAGTAATAAGTGTACATGGAATTAAATCTATACCTTACTTAGGAACAATATGGTTCATTTTTGCTACTTATAAAGTTACGAGAAAGAAATTTGAAAACAATACTATAAAATTTGCATTGTTTGGAGTAGCAACTTTTATAATAACTAAATCAATATATATATTAATCACAGATTATTTTTTATATGATATTCTAGTTACAATATTTGAAGGAATTATAACATTTACTTTGACTTACATATTTAGCTATAGTATATCGACTATAAAAAATGAATATAACAGAGTATTTACAAATGAAGAAATAATTTGTGGAGCTATAATGTTAGCTTTGGCGATATCAGGATTTAATAATTTATCGTTATATGGTGCTTCAATAAAAAATATAGTTGGTGTGGTCTTAGTTATATTATTTTCATACAATAAAGGTACATCTGTGGGAACTACAGTAGGTATTACAGTAGGAGTAGTGACAGCAATGTCTAATAACAATTTGCCTTTTGTAATTTCTGTCTATGGATTTGGAGGATTAGTTTCGGGATTATTTAAGGATTTAGGGAAAATAGGAAGTAGTCTAGGATTCTTTATAGGTGCTTCTATAATGTCATTTTATATAAATGGAAGTTTGGAAAGTGTATTGAAAATAAAAGAAACGCTAATAGGACTGATTATATTTTTATTATTATCTAAGATATTAAAAGCTTTTAATAGTAAGATAATCATAGGAGTTTCAAAATCTACACAAATAGAAGAAGCATATAGTAACAGGCTAAAGGATATTACTCATAAGAGATTAACGGAAATATCTCAAGTATTTAATGAACTATCAGCTACATTTCAAAAAGCATCTGATAAAAACGTGTTAGTTGAACAAAAGGATATTTCTAAGTTTGTAGATACAGTAGTTAATGATGTTTGCTCTAATTGTAGTTTGTGTAACTTTTGCTGGAAAGCAGATTTCTATATTACTTATCAAGATATGTTTGATATTATGAATCATATAGAACTCAAAGGAAATATAGACATAAGGTCTTTACCTCAAAACTTTAAGAAAAGATGTACTAAGCCAGATTTAATAGCAAATAAATGTAATAACCTTTTTGAAACGTACAAGCTTAACTATAAATGGGAAAATAAAATACTAGAGAGTAGACAATTAGTTTCTCAACAACTTGAAGGAGTATCTAAGATTATAAAGGATTTGGCAAATCAAATAGATAATGATGTGAGATTTAAACAAGATGTTGAAGGGACAATCTATACAGGACTAAGAAACTTAGGCATAGATGTTTTAGAGGTTATAGTAACAGAAACAGATGATGATGATTTTGAGATATTTTTAGATATTTCATCAACATGTGATAGAAATAAAATAAAGAAAATTTCATCTATAGTTTCTGATCTAATTGGAATAGAGCTTACTAGTGATAAGTTTTATTCAAATGTTAACTATGAAGAGGAAATAACAAAATTAAAGCTTGTAAAAGGAAATCGATTTGGAGCAATAACTAAAGTTTCTAGACTAGATGAAGGATTTAATCATGTTTCAGGTGATAGTTATACATTTGGGGAAAGACAAAATAATTACTTTGTTGCTCTAAGTGATGGTATGGGTATGGGATATAAGGCTAATCAAGAAAGTAATATAACTATATCTCTACTAGAAAAATTCCTTGAAGCAGGATTTGACAAAGAAGTAGCACTTAAAACTATAAATTCTATATTGGTACTAAAGTCTACTGATGAAATGCTTGCTACTATAGATATGTCTATTCTAGATCTATATAGAGGTAAAACTCAATTTATAAAGATAGGATCAGCACCTACTTTCATAAAAAGAAAGGATAGAGTTGATGTGATAAATTCACATTCATTACCTGTTGGAATATTAAAGGATGTTGATTTTCAGGTATATGAAGAAGATCTAGATGACGGTGACTTTATAATAACTATGTCAGATGGAATACTAGATGCTAATGAATTTACAGATGATAAGGAAAAATGGATGTCAGATATTATTTTAGACATAGACACATTAAATCCACAAAAAATGGCAGATAAAATACTGGACGCAGCAATAGATATAAGTGAAAGCTCAAAAAGAGATGATATGACTGTTTTAGTTACAAAAATTTGGAAAAGAGTCTAG
- a CDS encoding vWA domain-containing protein: protein MDKNIEFKQIILVTDGESNIGGDPTIIAKEGNERGVAISTIGIISNEEKEESLAEIQDIATLGGGVWEYTNIQELTSAMSMVTMKSVYKTIEEAVNKELKEIVGTELDEIHPSSRKKITDVIDKLGDEIDIKSCVIIDCSGSMKNKINIAKSSILNLLRVLNGRKGKTEISVIGYPGHKGQDFNILCNFTENIVELEKALQKIEIGGRTPTASALKAGIQLLVMDREDEDIEEFKEDGILSSNII, encoded by the coding sequence ATGGATAAAAATATAGAATTTAAGCAAATTATACTAGTTACTGATGGTGAATCAAATATTGGAGGAGATCCTACTATAATTGCGAAGGAAGGAAATGAAAGGGGAGTAGCAATAAGTACTATAGGAATTATAAGCAACGAAGAAAAAGAAGAATCTCTTGCTGAAATACAAGATATAGCTACTTTAGGTGGAGGTGTATGGGAATATACGAACATACAGGAGTTAACTTCAGCAATGAGTATGGTAACTATGAAATCAGTATATAAAACAATAGAAGAAGCAGTTAATAAAGAATTGAAGGAAATAGTTGGAACAGAGTTAGATGAAATACATCCAAGTTCTAGAAAAAAAATAACAGATGTTATAGATAAGCTAGGTGATGAAATAGATATAAAATCTTGTGTGATTATAGATTGTAGTGGAAGTATGAAAAACAAAATAAATATTGCCAAAAGTAGTATATTGAATTTGCTTAGAGTCTTAAATGGAAGAAAAGGTAAAACTGAAATTTCTGTTATAGGATATCCAGGACATAAAGGACAGGATTTCAATATACTATGTAATTTTACTGAAAATATAGTGGAACTAGAGAAAGCACTTCAGAAAATAGAAATTGGAGGAAGAACTCCTACAGCATCAGCACTAAAAGCAGGTATACAGCTTCTAGTTATGGATAGAGAAGATGAGGATATAGAAGAATTTAAAGAAGATGGAATATTAAGTAGCAATATTATATAA
- a CDS encoding protein kinase domain-containing protein produces the protein MIYTTQSIIGKWNKKKYTIIKKLGQGGVGTVYKVKDELGTYKALKISNDMNSITREYENMKKLKGISCTPSVYDIDDYEEYGKIYYFLVMDIVEGYNLKEAIRLTKLKLNDILIIGITLLNSLEGIYNLGYIYSDIKLENIMIDKVNKNILLIDYGSVIENKYCIKEYTPTYNMASWGIGLNKGYTSNLIFSVNMIIVSMLLGKEYTPLVDNIWDVKNSINKLKINTSLKKILIKALNGKYDIINNYKEDLKNKICIKKDIHKTTYDLKVDMIDMILAGSICFVIAVLILGIK, from the coding sequence ATGATTTATACTACACAAAGTATTATAGGTAAATGGAATAAGAAGAAATATACTATAATAAAAAAACTTGGACAGGGAGGCGTAGGAACTGTCTATAAAGTAAAAGATGAATTAGGTACATATAAAGCACTAAAAATTAGTAATGATATGAATTCTATAACAAGAGAATATGAAAATATGAAAAAATTAAAGGGAATAAGTTGTACACCTAGTGTTTATGATATAGACGACTATGAAGAATATGGAAAAATCTATTATTTTCTTGTTATGGATATTGTAGAAGGATATAATTTAAAAGAAGCTATAAGATTAACGAAGTTAAAATTAAATGATATTTTGATAATAGGGATAACACTTTTAAATTCTCTTGAAGGCATATATAATTTAGGATATATATATAGTGATATAAAACTAGAAAATATAATGATAGATAAAGTTAATAAGAATATATTATTAATAGACTATGGAAGCGTTATTGAAAATAAATATTGTATAAAAGAATATACACCAACTTATAATATGGCATCTTGGGGAATTGGATTGAATAAAGGGTATACTTCAAATTTAATATTTAGTGTGAATATGATAATAGTTAGTATGTTGTTAGGGAAAGAATATACCCCATTAGTTGATAATATATGGGATGTAAAAAACTCAATTAATAAATTAAAGATAAATACAAGTCTAAAAAAAATATTAATTAAGGCTTTAAATGGGAAATATGATATAATTAATAATTACAAAGAAGATTTAAAGAATAAAATATGCATTAAAAAAGATATACATAAAACTACATATGACTTAAAAGTGGACATGATAGATATGATATTAGCTGGGAGTATTTGCTTTGTCATAGCTGTATTAATCTTAGGAATAAAATAG
- the tilS gene encoding tRNA lysidine(34) synthetase TilS yields the protein MKHIVKNTIIQYNLIEKDDNIIIGVSGGHDSMTLLYVLMDLSSSINFKIHVAHVNHGVRGEDADEDEKYVKKVCSDFNIPFYSKKVNMDEYAKKYKLTKEEAGREIRYSFFREILNRFKKGKIAVAHNKNDQAETLIMRFIRGTGIDGLRGMEYKNGDIIRPLLDVGREEIEKYCEENNIEPRIDRTNFETIYGRNKVRLELIPYIVENFNLGIIDTLSRTSKIMKNDSDFLISYTKKCYEDIVIMEDELSIHINNEKFLKLHNAIRNRVLRYSLEKINGNLQGIEEKHIKDIIKLANSKTTGKLINISNNIIVRKNYNNLIVEKNAIRERISYNYKVGINTVTLIEELDAKIEAKILPVSLIDLNFSNRFIKYFDYDKLSDNIYIRNRKNGDRFTPMGMNGSKKLKDFFIDEKIPKEYRDIIPIIEHDGDIMWIVGYRISEKYKITSNTKNVLVLKYINT from the coding sequence ATGAAGCATATAGTTAAGAATACGATAATACAATACAATCTCATTGAAAAAGATGATAATATTATTATAGGAGTGTCTGGAGGTCATGACTCTATGACACTTCTATATGTTCTTATGGATCTTTCAAGTAGTATTAACTTTAAAATTCATGTTGCTCATGTGAACCATGGGGTAAGAGGGGAAGATGCTGATGAAGATGAAAAATACGTAAAGAAGGTTTGTAGCGACTTTAATATACCATTTTACTCTAAGAAAGTTAACATGGATGAATATGCTAAAAAATATAAACTTACTAAAGAAGAGGCAGGAAGAGAAATAAGATACTCATTTTTTAGAGAAATATTAAATAGATTTAAGAAAGGTAAAATAGCAGTAGCTCATAATAAAAATGACCAGGCAGAAACACTTATTATGAGATTTATAAGAGGTACAGGAATAGATGGTCTTAGAGGCATGGAATATAAAAATGGTGATATTATAAGACCTTTATTAGATGTAGGAAGAGAAGAAATAGAAAAATACTGTGAAGAAAATAATATAGAACCTAGAATAGATAGAACTAACTTTGAGACTATTTATGGAAGAAATAAAGTAAGACTAGAACTAATACCATACATAGTAGAGAATTTTAATTTAGGAATTATAGATACTTTGTCAAGAACTTCAAAAATTATGAAAAATGATAGCGATTTCTTGATAAGTTATACAAAAAAATGCTATGAAGACATAGTTATTATGGAAGACGAATTATCAATACATATTAACAATGAGAAGTTTTTAAAACTACATAATGCTATAAGAAATAGAGTTTTAAGATATTCCTTAGAAAAAATAAATGGTAATTTACAAGGAATAGAAGAAAAACATATAAAAGATATAATAAAATTAGCTAACTCCAAAACTACAGGTAAGCTTATAAATATATCTAATAATATAATTGTAAGAAAAAATTACAATAATTTAATCGTAGAAAAAAATGCAATAAGAGAAAGAATCAGTTATAATTATAAAGTGGGTATAAACACTGTAACATTGATAGAGGAGCTAGATGCTAAAATAGAGGCAAAAATATTGCCCGTATCTTTAATCGATCTTAATTTTAGTAATAGATTTATTAAATATTTTGATTATGATAAATTAAGTGATAATATCTATATAAGAAATAGAAAGAATGGAGATAGATTTACTCCAATGGGTATGAATGGTAGTAAAAAGCTTAAAGACTTCTTTATAGATGAAAAGATACCAAAAGAATATAGAGATATAATCCCTATTATAGAACATGATGGGGATATAATGTGGATTGTAGGGTATAGGATAAGTGAAAAATATAAAATTACTTCTAATACTAAAAATGTACTAGTTTTAAAATACATAAATACTTAG